The Echinicola jeungdonensis genome segment CTGCCCAACTGGCCCTGGTATGGTTACTTGACCAGGGAGATGATATCATCCCGATTCCAGGGACTAAAAAAGTAAAATACCTGGAGGAAAATATTGCTGCCATTGACCTTTCCCTGACCAAAGAAGAAGCCAAGTCTATCCGGGAATTTACTGAGGCCATAAAGGTAGAAGGTGACCGTTATACTCCAGGTGCTTTTAAATTGGTGAACAATTAAAAATAAAAGCTCAAATCACGGTTTGCGCAATAACACCAATTTAGTTCGCCAAATTAAGTTGAAGATTTATCAATGGACACCAGCCAATTGTCCAAATTACCCTTGGCTTGGGGATTCAATTAATTTGCACGGCCTTCAGGTAAGAATAGGTTAATTGAATTCCATTATCAAAGCCCTTTTGGAGGAAATCCATTAGGGCTTTTTTTTAACCTTATTATTTTTTCTCTGGAAAATGGGGCTGACACTTTTTAATCCCTTAAACTATTAAAATTAAAAAAAAGCCTGTTAAGGCTTCTACAGGAATAACTCCGGTTGTAAGCCGGAGTGGAATATATTGCGCAGTCCTACCAAGCCCATTAGGGGTTGAACAATAAAAAGAGTTTATTCAAAAACGACCAAATTTCATATAACCTAATTCATCAAAGATCAAAAACAACTACCCCATTGAGGCCTGCGGGCTCAGTTTCTAACACTTCCACCTTTACCTTTCTTTGAATTTTGTTTTCTGCTTTTTCGATCAAAAAATCCAGGTATTCCTTATTGATTTCCTTGCCTACCAATACCAACTCTATTGTTCCGGAATCAATTCCTTTGGCATAATCTCCGATCACATATGCCTTTTGCACATTTCCCAGGTTTTTGATCACCACTTCCACCAAACGGTCGAAACCGAGGTACTTGGCCACCAGGCTTTTCATCTCCCTAAAAAGTGGATGCTTTTGGTTGGCAAAATAGGATTTGGTATTTCCCTCCTGCTCAGAGTCAAGTATCCCTGCTTCAGAAAGGCGGTTTAGCTCCACCCTCACGGAATTGGTAGATTCTTTAAACTCCTCAGCTAATCCCCGGAGATACCCTTTATTGGTATCCTGGGTAAAAAACTTGATCAGGAGTTTCACCCTTGTTTTAGATGTTATCAGTATATCCAGCATGGATGCTTAAAATTGTGGCTAAAATGAAGGTTACATTTGCCCCTTTCCTTATCTCCAATCTGGAGGGATAGGCATGAGTAAAATTATTACTCATGAGTAACAAATTTACTCTAATTCAATTAAAAAACAATTTTATTGTCAAAAAGTGCAGGGATGTGAATACAAAACCTAATAAATTCATTTTTTCATAAAAAGTCTGAAAATAAAAATAGGCCCCAATTGAAATGGAAACACAATAGCCCTCGTTTGAAACGAGGGCTATTTTTATTTTGGCATTAATAATACCCCTATTCCAAAACTAAGGATCCATTTCCCGGTAAAATCACCTTTCCTTCCTTCATTGCAGCTCCATTCAAAGCATATACCGCTTTGTGCAAATTTTCCGCCAATTCAACCTCTACTTCATTTTCACCTACATTATGAAGTACAAATAACTCTTGTTCTCCCACTTTCCGCTTAAAAGCCATAACAGCTTTAGGAAAGCCATTTTCCACCAATTCCAGTTCCCCAATGGCCAATGCTGGATTGGTATTTCTTAATTCAATCAAGGTTTTATAATGGTTATAATAACTATTGGGATTTTCCTTTTGCTGAGAAAGAGGTGTTACGGTTTTATCTGTAGAAAATTCCGGTTGGATCCATTTTGTCCTGCCTTCATCTTTTTCCCTGGCTTTCCATAGAAATGGCTCCCTGATATGGGGATCAGGTTTTTTGCCCAACATACCAATTTCCTCTCCATAGTAAAGGTAAGGAGCACCAGGCATGGTCATCAAAATGGCGATGGCCTGTTTCATTTTGTTTTCATCTTTACCCAACTCATTCAAAAGCCGTGGCTGGTCATGATTGGAAGAAATGGTGGCATCAATAAAATCATCAGTAATCCCCTGATAATAATCCAATATTTCTTTCTGCTTCCTGGCTAGCAACATTCCATCCTGCTTTTCAAATGCTTCCAATAATGTATAATGGAAATCAAAATTGAATAAGGCCGGCAAACCAGGAAGATATGGGGCCACCACCTCTTTCATATCATACACCTCTCCTACCAAATAAACATCGGGGTTGACCTTTTCCATTTCTGCCCTAAACTCCTTCCAAAATGCATGGTTGTCTTCAGCCCGGTCATCAGGATAAATATGCTTGGCGGCATCCAACCTGAAACCATCCACACCAACTTCCTCCAGCCAGTACTCTCCTATATCATAGATTTCTTCTCTGACTTTTGGATTATCAAAATTCAAATCCGGCATATCTCCGGTGAAAAACCCATAGTAATAATCATTTCCTTTTCCTGGATCATGCCACTGACGGATATTGTCACTGTCCAGGGTGATTGTCTTTTTATCCAGGTAATCTTGAATAGTATCGGCCTGTGCCCAAACATAATAATCCCGGTATGGGTTATCCCTGCCTTTTTTGGCTTCCAGGAACCAGGGATGTTCATCACTGGTATGATTGATGATCATATCAATCACCACTTTAATATCTCGTTTATGGGCTTCTTCAATTAATCTTTTAAAATCCTCCATATTACCATAATCCGGATGAATGGCTTTGTAATCGGTAACATCATATTTATGGTAACTTGGAGAAGGCATGATGGGCATGAACCAAATGGCATTTGCTCCCAAATCCCGGACATGATCCAACTTTTGAATTACTCCATTTACATCACCGATACTATCCCCATCGGTATCATAATAAGATTGAATAAAAATTTCATAGGTAATACCCGCTTCAGGCCAGTAGTTTTTGATTTCTTTAGAGGCCTTTTCTGTTTTGGTACTACAGCCGGCCAACAAAATCAACAATAGGTAAATCGGGTTTGTTTTTAGGTTTTTCAACATAATTATTTAGGGTTTAAACAAAAAAAGACCGTCTCTGAAGTTTTAACCACTCCGAACAAATAATCTGGAGAATTCTCCCCGGAAAATTGAACCCTGTAATTAAACCTCTTGAGACGGCCTTCTCTTAGAAATTAAGTTTTCTTAATTTTTGTCGATTGCGTTTAGCATATCGAAGGCAACTTCTAATCTTTTCACGAAGTTTTCTTCGCCTTTTCTCAACCATACTCGAGGGTCATAGAATTTCTTATTTGGGTTTTCAGCCCCATCAGGGTTACCCAATTGGGTTTGAAGGTATCCTTCT includes the following:
- a CDS encoding alpha-amylase family glycosyl hydrolase; this encodes MLKNLKTNPIYLLLILLAGCSTKTEKASKEIKNYWPEAGITYEIFIQSYYDTDGDSIGDVNGVIQKLDHVRDLGANAIWFMPIMPSPSYHKYDVTDYKAIHPDYGNMEDFKRLIEEAHKRDIKVVIDMIINHTSDEHPWFLEAKKGRDNPYRDYYVWAQADTIQDYLDKKTITLDSDNIRQWHDPGKGNDYYYGFFTGDMPDLNFDNPKVREEIYDIGEYWLEEVGVDGFRLDAAKHIYPDDRAEDNHAFWKEFRAEMEKVNPDVYLVGEVYDMKEVVAPYLPGLPALFNFDFHYTLLEAFEKQDGMLLARKQKEILDYYQGITDDFIDATISSNHDQPRLLNELGKDENKMKQAIAILMTMPGAPYLYYGEEIGMLGKKPDPHIREPFLWKAREKDEGRTKWIQPEFSTDKTVTPLSQQKENPNSYYNHYKTLIELRNTNPALAIGELELVENGFPKAVMAFKRKVGEQELFVLHNVGENEVEVELAENLHKAVYALNGAAMKEGKVILPGNGSLVLE
- a CDS encoding ArsR family transcriptional regulator, coding for MLDILITSKTRVKLLIKFFTQDTNKGYLRGLAEEFKESTNSVRVELNRLSEAGILDSEQEGNTKSYFANQKHPLFREMKSLVAKYLGFDRLVEVVIKNLGNVQKAYVIGDYAKGIDSGTIELVLVGKEINKEYLDFLIEKAENKIQRKVKVEVLETEPAGLNGVVVFDL